A portion of the Punica granatum isolate Tunisia-2019 chromosome 7, ASM765513v2, whole genome shotgun sequence genome contains these proteins:
- the LOC116214473 gene encoding uncharacterized protein LOC116214473 produces MLSKTTWALTKGNDSLAGKAFKAKYGNFLNSSNRSLASPIWKGLQWCKETIQVSTCCTVGSGSTISAWFDPWIPSMDNHKPSPRLNVLQDPALKVHHLMFFNPKRWNIPLLTTLFEQDTVHNILKIHLSQADFEDSATWTPSSSGKHSVKSFYLTDQHNRFQDHSDIVWKAIWNLKIHERFKLHLLRIGSESLPWFSEVDAPCPLCQTSSDTLDHLYGDCIFYRVAWRESPWDLQSSILPSASVKDLINFVACPPSTLLPSFPPKVEFSLYASITIYLLWNSRNDVLHIGRPADLNVTIKKIKRSFVEHSQIGHLPESHPLQLSASQIPTGPEWDILTIDAAWNCNRSCLAGTMQHPNDPPILSWFQVSNEEKPLQAEAKAALLALSIAGKNGSTKIWLRSDALQLVDAILHPCNSPWEIRSIIVDIISALNFFSSWACSWIPRSENVLAHDLSQYGSKSNFPSLCYFQGYPDLRHSVTGTLH; encoded by the coding sequence ATGCTATCTAAAACTACATGGGCGCTCACGAAAGGGAACGACAGTCTAGCAGGTAAAGCTTTCAAAGCTAAGTACGGCAACTTCTTAAACTCATCCAACCGCTCCTTGGCCTCACCGATTTGGAAAGGTCTCCAATGGTGCAAAGAAACTATCCAGGTAAGTACATGTTGTACTGTTGGGAGCGGCTCTACAATCTCAGCTTGGTTTGATCCGTGGATCCCAAGTATGGACAACCACAAACCCTCTCCTAGACTAAATGTGCTCCAAGACCCTGCCCTAAAGGTTCATCACCTGATGTTCTTCAACCCAAAGCGATGGAACATTCCGCTACTCACAACCCTCTTTGAGCAAGATACAGTGCACAACATTCTTAAGATCCACCTGTCACAAGCCGACTTCGAAGATTCAGCAACATGGACCCCAAGTTCATCAGGGAAGCATTCTGTGAAATCCTTCTATCTCACGGATCAGCATAATAGATTCCAAGACCATAGTGATATTGTTTGGAAGGCCATTTGGAATCTCAAAATTCATGAACGATTTAAACTCCACCTTTTGAGAATTGGTAGTGAAAGCCTCCCCTGGTTTAGCGAAGTGGATGCTCCTTGCCCCCTTTGCCAAACTAGCTCCGATACGCTTGATCATCTCTACGGAGATTGTATCTTCTATCGTGTTGCTTGGAGGGAATCACCCTGGGATTTGCAATCTAGCATCCTCCCAAGCGCTAGTGTGAAGGATCTCATTAATTTTGTTGCTTGCCCTCCATCTACCCTCCTTCCTAGCTTTCCACCTAAAGTTGAATTTTCTCTTTATGCATCCATCACTATTTACCTTTTATGGAactcacgaaatgatgttttGCATATAGGAAGGCCTGCTGACTTGAATGTAACcatcaaaaagatcaaaagGTCCTTCGTGGAGCACAGTCAAATCGGTCACTTACCGGAATCGCATCCTCTTCAACTCTCCGCATCACAAATTCCTACAGGGCCGGAATGGGATATCCTAACTATTGATGCTGCCTGGAACTGCAACAGATCATGCCTAGCCGGAACTATGCAGCATCCAAATGATCCTCCAATACTATCATGGTTCCAGGTCTCGAATGAAGAAAAGCCACTTCAAGCGGAAGCTAAAGCAGCCCTCCTTGCGCTCTCCATTGCTGGAAAAAATGGATCGACAAAGATTTGGCTTCGAAGCGATGCCCTACAACTAGTGGACGCCATTTTGCACCCTTGTAACTCTCCTTGGGAGATTAGAAGCATAATAGTTGATATTATCTCAGctcttaatttcttttctaGTTGGGCATGTTCTTGGATTCCAAGGTCGGAAAATGTCCTTGCACACGACTTGAGCCAATACGGCTCAAAGTCAAATTTTCCTTCGCTCTGCTATTTTCAAGGATATCCTGACCTTAGACATTCTGTAACCGGCACTCTTCattaa